One segment of Streptomyces roseifaciens DNA contains the following:
- a CDS encoding ComEC/Rec2 family competence protein — protein sequence MTTTTDTGPPPEALPGLRREGPVDLRLVAPALAAWAAAAAALTATGWTVALSAAAGVPAAGALMVGALAAGGGRGPHGPPDPQSGAPFRARGPRRGIVVALAAVLLCAAAGAAVAALRGADVRRGPLPGLARGQADVAVEATVTTDPRATRPHARGAVHAAPAVVIGAEATEVTAGRITTAVRTPVLLIAPPSWAGLLPSTRVRAEGRLALPSRAAGSGPPPAAVLRIGGREPPAVVGGPSAVQRVAARFRAGLRDATDGLDPDARALLPGLVVGDTSRVPEDLDEAFRATGMTHLLAVSGSNLAILLAVLVGPPHLAARAERRGLAARLGVPLRATAVLGAGLVLGFVVVCRPEPSVLRAAACGLVLLLALATGRRRSLLPALAAAALLLVLYDPWLARSPGFLLSVLATGALLTLAPHWSAALQRRGVPPRPAEALAAAAAAQAVCAPVIAVLAERVSLVAVPCNLLAEAAVAPATVLGFAAMAVSPVAPAVAEGCAWLASWPASWAAAVARTGAGLPGAELGWPGGWAGGLLLAALTAAAVLAARGLLRSPWACAGCALLLLVAVVRPAPLTRAVTGWPPPGWRLTACDVGQGDALVLAAGEGSAVVVDAGPEPRAVDRCLRALGVDSVPLVLLSHFHADHVDGLPGVLRGRAVGAVETTSLAEPPGRAAFVRREAGRAHVPVTTARPGERGRVGELEWEVLWPPPAGTSAVAEEGPNDASVTLLVRSGGLTALLLGDLEPPAQQALAEAHPGLPAVDVLKVAHHGSAYQDPQLIRRLRPRLAVVSAGAGNPYGHPSPRTLAALREQGAAVVRTDTDGPVAVTGAGREVAAVTKASAGRRRAGAGGQA from the coding sequence ATGACGACCACCACCGACACCGGACCGCCGCCCGAAGCCCTACCCGGGCTCCGCCGCGAGGGCCCAGTGGACCTGCGGCTGGTGGCGCCCGCGTTGGCGGCGTGGGCGGCAGCGGCCGCGGCCCTGACGGCGACGGGGTGGACGGTCGCTCTGTCGGCGGCGGCCGGAGTGCCGGCGGCCGGGGCACTCATGGTGGGCGCGCTCGCCGCCGGTGGCGGCCGCGGCCCCCACGGGCCGCCGGACCCACAGAGCGGCGCCCCGTTCCGCGCACGAGGCCCGCGGCGTGGGATCGTCGTCGCTCTCGCCGCCGTCCTGTTGTGTGCCGCCGCCGGTGCGGCGGTGGCCGCCCTGCGGGGTGCCGACGTCCGCCGTGGGCCGTTGCCCGGGCTGGCTCGCGGACAGGCCGACGTCGCCGTCGAGGCCACGGTCACCACCGACCCCAGGGCCACGCGTCCCCACGCGCGGGGCGCGGTCCATGCGGCGCCGGCGGTCGTGATCGGGGCCGAGGCCACCGAGGTCACCGCCGGGCGCATCACCACCGCCGTCCGTACGCCCGTGCTGCTGATCGCGCCGCCCTCCTGGGCCGGGCTGCTGCCCTCCACCCGGGTCCGGGCCGAGGGGCGCCTGGCCCTGCCGTCCCGGGCGGCGGGCTCCGGGCCCCCGCCCGCCGCGGTCCTGCGGATCGGCGGCCGGGAGCCGCCCGCCGTCGTGGGCGGCCCCAGTGCGGTCCAGCGGGTCGCGGCCCGGTTCCGCGCCGGTCTGCGGGACGCCACGGACGGGCTGGACCCGGACGCCCGCGCGCTGCTTCCCGGGCTGGTGGTGGGGGACACCTCCCGGGTTCCGGAGGACCTCGACGAGGCGTTCCGGGCGACCGGGATGACGCACCTGCTGGCCGTCTCCGGCAGCAATCTCGCGATCCTGCTCGCGGTGCTCGTCGGCCCGCCGCACCTGGCCGCGCGGGCCGAGCGCCGCGGGCTCGCCGCCCGGCTCGGGGTGCCCCTGCGGGCCACGGCGGTGCTGGGCGCGGGGCTCGTGCTGGGGTTCGTCGTGGTGTGCCGCCCCGAGCCGAGCGTGCTGCGGGCGGCCGCCTGCGGACTGGTGCTGCTGCTCGCGCTCGCCACGGGCCGCCGGCGCAGCCTGCTGCCCGCCCTGGCAGCGGCCGCCCTGCTGCTCGTGCTCTACGACCCCTGGCTGGCCCGCAGCCCCGGCTTTCTGCTGTCGGTGCTGGCCACCGGCGCCCTCCTGACCCTCGCGCCGCACTGGAGCGCCGCCCTGCAACGACGAGGGGTGCCGCCACGCCCGGCCGAGGCCCTGGCCGCGGCTGCCGCCGCGCAGGCCGTCTGCGCGCCGGTGATCGCGGTGCTCGCGGAGCGGGTGAGCCTGGTGGCGGTGCCCTGCAATCTCCTCGCCGAGGCAGCGGTCGCGCCCGCCACGGTGCTGGGCTTCGCCGCGATGGCCGTGTCCCCCGTGGCCCCGGCCGTCGCGGAGGGGTGCGCCTGGCTCGCGTCCTGGCCCGCATCGTGGGCCGCCGCGGTGGCCCGTACGGGCGCGGGTCTGCCCGGCGCGGAGCTCGGCTGGCCGGGCGGCTGGGCCGGGGGCCTGCTGCTGGCCGCCCTGACGGCTGCCGCCGTGCTCGCCGCCCGCGGGCTGCTGCGCAGCCCCTGGGCCTGTGCGGGCTGTGCGCTGCTGCTGCTCGTGGCGGTCGTCCGCCCGGCGCCCCTGACCCGGGCGGTGACGGGCTGGCCGCCGCCCGGGTGGCGCCTCACCGCGTGCGACGTGGGCCAGGGGGACGCGCTGGTGCTCGCGGCGGGCGAGGGGAGCGCGGTGGTCGTGGACGCCGGTCCGGAGCCGCGCGCGGTCGACCGGTGCCTGCGGGCCCTCGGCGTGGACAGCGTGCCGCTCGTCCTGCTGAGCCACTTCCACGCCGACCACGTCGACGGCCTGCCCGGGGTGCTGCGCGGGCGCGCGGTCGGGGCCGTCGAGACGACGTCGCTCGCCGAACCCCCGGGCCGGGCCGCCTTCGTCCGCCGCGAGGCCGGGCGCGCGCACGTGCCCGTGACCACGGCCCGGCCGGGGGAGCGCGGCCGGGTGGGGGAGCTGGAGTGGGAGGTGCTGTGGCCGCCGCCCGCGGGCACGTCGGCCGTGGCGGAGGAGGGCCCCAACGACGCCAGCGTCACCCTGCTGGTCCGCAGCGGGGGCCTGACCGCACTGCTCCTCGGCGACCTCGAACCGCCCGCTCAGCAGGCCCTCGCGGAGGCGCATCCCGGGCTGCCCGCCGTGGACGTCCTGAAGGTCGCCCACCACGGCTCCGCGTACCAGGACCCGCAGTTGATACGCAGGCTCCGCCCCCGCCTGGCCGTCGTCTCGGCCGGCGCCGGGAACCCGTACGGGCACCCGTCGCCGCGCACGCTCGCCGCGCTCCGGGAGCAGGGTGCGGCCGTCGTCCGCACGGACACCGACGGGCCGGTCGCGGTGACGGGCGCGGGGAGGGAGGTCGCAGCGGTCACGAAGGCTTCCGCCGGCCGGCGGCGAGCAGGGGCGGGAGGACAGGCATGA
- a CDS encoding NADH-quinone oxidoreductase subunit NuoF family protein, with translation MSAALPEQPAVLSLGAPHLLAGLDRAARLDRSAHLSVHGSLPGHTEEQLTALAEAVALRGRGGAGFPFAQKLRAVGRMAQRRGARPAVVVNGCEGDPACRKDAVLLGRAPHLVLDGALLAAAALGAGSVVVGVTRATAEASVREALAERGLTDRHGRPVRGLSVRARVVRLPERLVSGESSALLRAADGGPPLPPGRHGRASQEGLSGAPTLLSNAETYAQLALAARLGPEGYAAAGTAGEPGTVLLTVSGAVPEPQVVEAPSGVPLASVLSACGAAPAPQAVLTGGYHGAWLDAATAATAPVSHEGLAARGGALGAGAVLPLPADTCPLGETVRVAHWLAAESAGQCGPCRLGLPTLAGALADVTAGGGQGALEAVREAAGAVRGRGACGHPDGAARFVLSALSAFTDDLAAHVLGAGCGRPTAGVLPLPPSGGPDAVTGAPRRVERLAVDWTLCKGHGLCADLLPQLVRTGPDGYPALADAGVPDHLRGRAQRAVRRCPALALRLDKER, from the coding sequence GTGAGCGCCGCACTTCCCGAGCAGCCGGCGGTCCTCTCCCTGGGGGCGCCGCACCTGCTGGCCGGGCTGGACAGGGCGGCCCGGCTGGACCGCAGCGCACACCTGTCGGTGCACGGCTCGCTGCCCGGGCACACCGAGGAGCAGCTGACGGCGCTGGCGGAGGCGGTCGCGCTGCGCGGCCGCGGCGGCGCGGGCTTCCCGTTCGCGCAGAAGCTGCGGGCGGTCGGGCGGATGGCACAGCGGCGCGGCGCGCGCCCCGCGGTGGTGGTCAACGGCTGCGAGGGCGATCCGGCCTGCCGCAAGGACGCCGTGCTGCTCGGACGGGCGCCGCACCTGGTGCTGGACGGGGCGCTGCTGGCCGCGGCCGCCCTCGGCGCCGGCTCGGTGGTGGTCGGGGTGACCCGGGCGACGGCCGAGGCCTCGGTGCGGGAGGCGCTCGCCGAGCGGGGCCTCACCGACCGGCACGGGCGGCCCGTGCGCGGCCTGTCCGTGCGCGCCCGGGTGGTGCGGCTGCCCGAGCGGCTGGTCTCGGGCGAGTCCTCGGCGCTGCTGCGGGCCGCCGACGGCGGGCCGCCGCTGCCGCCCGGGCGGCACGGCAGGGCCTCGCAGGAGGGGCTGAGCGGGGCGCCGACGCTTCTGTCCAACGCCGAGACCTACGCCCAACTCGCCCTCGCCGCCCGCCTGGGGCCCGAGGGCTATGCGGCCGCGGGCACCGCGGGCGAGCCCGGCACCGTGCTGCTGACCGTCTCGGGCGCGGTGCCGGAGCCGCAGGTCGTGGAGGCGCCGAGCGGGGTGCCGCTCGCCTCCGTCCTGAGCGCCTGCGGCGCCGCCCCGGCCCCGCAGGCGGTGCTGACCGGCGGCTACCACGGCGCATGGCTGGACGCGGCGACGGCGGCCACGGCCCCGGTGTCGCACGAGGGCCTGGCCGCCCGCGGCGGGGCGCTCGGGGCGGGGGCGGTGCTGCCGCTGCCCGCGGACACCTGCCCGCTGGGCGAGACGGTACGGGTCGCGCACTGGCTGGCCGCCGAGTCGGCCGGGCAGTGCGGGCCGTGCCGGCTCGGGCTGCCCACGCTCGCCGGGGCGCTGGCGGACGTCACGGCCGGCGGCGGGCAGGGCGCGCTGGAGGCCGTGCGGGAGGCCGCCGGGGCGGTGCGGGGGCGCGGGGCGTGCGGGCATCCGGACGGTGCCGCACGGTTCGTCCTGAGCGCGCTGTCGGCCTTCACGGACGACCTCGCGGCGCACGTCCTGGGCGCCGGCTGCGGGCGCCCGACGGCCGGGGTGCTGCCGCTGCCCCCGTCCGGCGGCCCGGACGCCGTCACCGGCGCCCCGCGCCGCGTGGAGCGGCTGGCGGTGGACTGGACGCTGTGCAAGGGGCACGGGCTGTGCGCGGACCTGCTGCCGCAGCTCGTCCGCACCGGGCCGGACGGCTATCCCGCGCTCGCGGACGCGGGCGTGCCGGACCATTTGCGGGGCCGGGCACAGCGGGCCGTACGGCGCTGCCCCGCGCTGGCCCTCCGGCTGGACAAGGAGCGTTAG
- a CDS encoding glycosyltransferase 87 family protein — translation MLLVPARPGRPGRRSTLAAAAGCLVSFCLFLLAQRAAHVTSIDVLVYRAEGWTVRTGGDLYAMRATHRGLPATYPPFAALLFTALTLPGTTALRVLTELANLGLLLALVHLSLRLVDVRPRAAVTLTAAALCVWCEPVWQTLRNGQINLLVVVLVLWDLTRPAAHRWAGLGTGLATGIKLTPALFVVHLAATGLARRAGGAGAGGGAGGAGAAGGGPWLRRAAVATAAFAGTAVLAALALPYDSRRFWTDAVFATERVGHAEDTANQSLRGVLARLLHTGDPGAWWAVAALAVTVLGLTVAVRTQRCGPRATAWGALSCAATALLVSPVSWSHHWVWCVPAGLLLAREAAARGSRAWWAGTAVAAVLFCSYALWRVPHDPQTRPELRQDGGRMLLSAGYPAAGAAFLALAALRTAGAGPDRPARDGLSGRDPRGRRAPRDGTSALHPASPRTDASSPCPRAPAGDSGT, via the coding sequence GTGCTCCTCGTGCCAGCCCGGCCCGGCCGCCCCGGCCGCCGCAGCACCCTGGCCGCCGCCGCGGGCTGTCTGGTCTCCTTCTGCCTCTTCCTGCTGGCCCAGCGGGCCGCCCACGTCACCTCCATCGACGTCCTCGTCTACCGCGCCGAAGGGTGGACCGTCCGCACCGGCGGCGACCTCTACGCGATGCGCGCCACGCACCGCGGCCTGCCCGCCACCTACCCGCCCTTCGCAGCGCTCCTGTTCACCGCCCTGACGCTGCCCGGCACGACCGCGCTGCGCGTCCTCACCGAGCTCGCCAACCTCGGCCTGCTGCTCGCCCTCGTCCACCTCTCCCTGCGGCTCGTCGACGTCCGCCCGCGCGCCGCCGTGACGCTCACGGCGGCCGCCCTGTGCGTCTGGTGCGAGCCCGTGTGGCAGACCCTGCGCAACGGACAGATCAACCTCCTCGTCGTCGTCCTGGTGCTGTGGGACCTGACGCGCCCCGCGGCCCACCGCTGGGCGGGCCTGGGCACCGGCCTCGCGACGGGCATCAAGCTCACCCCCGCCCTGTTCGTCGTCCACCTGGCGGCGACCGGCCTCGCCCGGCGCGCGGGCGGAGCGGGCGCAGGGGGCGGAGCAGGCGGCGCGGGCGCGGCGGGCGGCGGACCGTGGCTGCGCCGGGCGGCCGTCGCCACCGCCGCCTTCGCCGGGACGGCGGTCCTCGCCGCGCTGGCCCTGCCGTACGACTCGCGCCGCTTCTGGACGGACGCCGTCTTCGCCACCGAGCGGGTCGGCCACGCCGAGGACACCGCCAACCAGTCGCTGCGCGGCGTCCTCGCCCGGCTGCTGCACACCGGCGACCCCGGGGCGTGGTGGGCGGTCGCGGCGCTGGCCGTCACCGTGCTCGGCCTCACGGTCGCGGTCCGGACGCAGCGGTGCGGGCCGCGGGCCACCGCCTGGGGCGCCCTCTCCTGCGCGGCCACCGCACTGCTCGTCAGCCCCGTCTCCTGGTCGCACCACTGGGTGTGGTGCGTACCGGCCGGGCTGCTGCTCGCCCGCGAGGCGGCCGCCCGCGGCAGCCGCGCCTGGTGGGCGGGGACCGCGGTGGCCGCCGTGCTGTTCTGCTCCTACGCGCTGTGGCGGGTCCCCCACGACCCGCAGACCCGGCCCGAACTCCGGCAGGACGGCGGCCGGATGCTGCTCTCCGCCGGCTACCCGGCGGCCGGGGCGGCCTTCCTCGCCCTGGCCGCCCTCCGGACCGCGGGCGCCGGGCCGGACCGCCCGGCGCGGGACGGCCTCAGTGGCCGTGACCCCCGTGGCCGCCGTGCTCCCCGTGATGGAACTTCAGCACTTCACCCGGCATCACCACGAACGGACGCATCATCCCCATGTCCTCGTGCTCCAGCAGGTGACAGTGGTACATGA
- a CDS encoding ComEA family DNA-binding protein, translating to MTDRPRNAAVEPGGPSLRERAGELFPGRPAGPASGAEDSGGLNDPRSGASWRLALRERLPLWAQLRCGIEPRTLAALTVLLVAACAFAAYHFLAGRPQTVRVPSREAPAAAAAPPSSPAVPAPVAPSVARTGGAVVVDVAGKVRKPGVLRLPPGSRVADALAAAGGARPGADTTGINRARVLVDGEQIVVGAPGPAAAPGVPGASAAPGAPAGAGGPAPGVPLSLNAATAEQLDALPGVGPVLARHILDYRTQHGGFRSVEELRRVNGIGSRRFTDLRPLVQP from the coding sequence ATGACGGATCGCCCGAGAAATGCGGCAGTTGAGCCCGGCGGCCCTTCGCTGCGGGAGCGGGCGGGGGAGCTGTTTCCGGGGCGGCCGGCGGGGCCTGCCTCGGGTGCGGAAGACTCCGGCGGACTGAATGACCCTCGCAGCGGGGCGAGTTGGCGGCTCGCGCTGCGGGAGCGGCTGCCGCTGTGGGCGCAGCTGCGGTGCGGCATCGAGCCGAGGACGCTCGCGGCGCTGACGGTCCTGCTGGTCGCCGCGTGCGCCTTCGCCGCGTACCACTTCCTGGCCGGGCGCCCGCAGACCGTGCGGGTGCCCTCACGGGAGGCACCGGCCGCAGCGGCCGCGCCGCCGTCCTCGCCGGCCGTTCCCGCGCCCGTCGCGCCCTCGGTGGCCCGTACGGGCGGGGCGGTGGTGGTGGACGTGGCGGGCAAGGTCCGCAAGCCCGGCGTGCTGCGCCTGCCGCCCGGATCGAGGGTGGCCGACGCGCTGGCCGCGGCCGGAGGAGCCCGGCCGGGGGCGGACACGACGGGCATCAACCGGGCGCGCGTCCTCGTGGACGGCGAGCAGATCGTGGTGGGCGCACCGGGGCCCGCGGCTGCTCCGGGCGTCCCCGGAGCCTCGGCGGCCCCCGGGGCTCCGGCGGGTGCGGGAGGCCCGGCGCCCGGCGTGCCGCTGAGCCTGAACGCCGCGACGGCCGAGCAGCTGGACGCCCTGCCGGGCGTCGGGCCCGTCCTGGCCCGGCACATCCTCGACTACCGCACGCAGCACGGCGGTTTCCGCTCCGTCGAAGAACTGCGCCGGGTCAACGGCATCGGCAGCCGCCGCTTCACCGACCTCCGCCCGCTGGTGCAGCCATGA
- a CDS encoding arylamine N-acetyltransferase family protein has translation MDKIISDEAVDAYLSRIGGTRPSAAGPEALRELHIRHLHAVPFENLSVHLGEEVVLDPAALVAKVTAGRGGFCYELNGAFAALLSALGYRVTLLAGRVVGPDGSFGPPFDHLALRVDAGEPWLVDIGFGRNSHYPLRFDERGEQPDPAGTFRIAETEDGDLDVLKDGELQYRLERRPRELADFEGCCWWHRTSPKSLFTQAVICSMLAGEGRVTISDRTLVTSGPTGRQVLTLAEEEILPAFREHFGMELERVPQARPAQARPSQAGGPQEAGAQAGGPVPAEG, from the coding sequence ATGGACAAGATCATCAGTGACGAGGCGGTCGACGCCTATCTGAGCCGCATCGGCGGCACCCGCCCCTCCGCCGCGGGTCCGGAGGCGCTGCGCGAGCTCCACATCCGCCACCTGCACGCGGTGCCCTTCGAGAACCTCTCGGTCCACCTGGGCGAGGAGGTCGTGCTGGACCCCGCCGCCCTGGTGGCCAAGGTGACCGCCGGGCGCGGCGGATTCTGCTACGAACTCAACGGCGCCTTCGCCGCGCTGCTGAGCGCCCTGGGCTACCGGGTCACGCTGCTGGCCGGGCGGGTGGTGGGGCCCGACGGCTCGTTCGGGCCGCCCTTCGACCACCTCGCGCTGCGGGTCGACGCCGGGGAGCCGTGGCTGGTGGACATCGGCTTCGGCAGGAACAGCCACTACCCGCTGCGGTTCGACGAGCGGGGGGAACAGCCCGACCCCGCCGGGACCTTCCGGATAGCCGAGACGGAGGACGGGGACCTCGACGTCCTCAAGGACGGCGAGCTGCAGTACCGCCTCGAACGCCGGCCCCGGGAGCTGGCGGACTTCGAGGGCTGCTGCTGGTGGCACCGCACCTCGCCCAAGTCCCTCTTCACCCAGGCGGTGATCTGCTCGATGCTCGCCGGCGAGGGCCGGGTCACCATCAGCGACCGCACCCTGGTGACCAGCGGCCCGACGGGCCGTCAGGTGCTGACGCTGGCGGAGGAGGAGATCCTGCCCGCCTTCCGGGAGCACTTCGGCATGGAGCTGGAGCGCGTACCGCAGGCGCGCCCGGCTCAGGCACGCCCGTCGCAGGCGGGCGGTCCGCAGGAGGCCGGGGCGCAGGCGGGCGGTCCGGTCCCCGCGGAGGGGTGA
- a CDS encoding DegV family protein — protein MSRHVAVITDSTAYLPQRAMERHSITAVPLTVVLGDEALEEGTEISARSVAQALQKRRSVTTSRPGPEVFAAAYRAAAEAGARGIVSLHLSAEFSGTYDAAVLAAREAPVPVRVVDTGMVAMALGFCALAAAETADAGGTLDEVVAAAEKRAQGTAAFFYVDTLDYLRRGGRIGAAQALLGSALAVKPLLQLEGGRIELREKVRTASKAIARLEEIAVERAGAAPVDIAVHHLAAPDRATLLADRLRERLPALEELHVSEVGAVIGAHTGPGLLGVVVAPK, from the coding sequence ATGTCCCGCCATGTCGCTGTCATTACTGATTCAACGGCCTATCTGCCGCAGCGGGCGATGGAGCGGCACAGCATCACCGCCGTACCGCTGACCGTCGTACTGGGCGACGAAGCGCTCGAAGAGGGCACCGAGATCTCGGCCCGCAGTGTGGCCCAGGCCCTGCAGAAGCGCAGGTCGGTGACCACTTCCCGGCCCGGCCCCGAGGTCTTCGCGGCCGCCTATCGCGCGGCGGCCGAGGCCGGCGCGCGGGGCATCGTCTCGCTGCACCTGTCGGCCGAGTTCTCCGGTACGTACGACGCGGCGGTCCTCGCGGCGCGCGAGGCGCCGGTGCCGGTGCGGGTCGTGGACACCGGCATGGTCGCCATGGCCCTCGGTTTCTGCGCGCTGGCCGCCGCCGAGACGGCGGACGCCGGCGGCACCCTCGACGAGGTCGTCGCCGCCGCGGAGAAGCGGGCCCAGGGCACGGCCGCCTTCTTCTACGTCGACACCCTCGACTACCTCCGGCGGGGCGGCCGCATCGGCGCGGCCCAGGCCCTGCTGGGCTCGGCGCTCGCCGTCAAACCGCTGCTGCAGCTGGAGGGCGGCCGCATCGAGCTGCGCGAGAAGGTGCGCACGGCGTCCAAGGCCATCGCCCGGCTGGAGGAGATCGCGGTGGAGCGCGCGGGCGCGGCCCCCGTCGACATCGCCGTCCACCACCTGGCCGCCCCCGACCGCGCGACCCTGCTGGCCGACCGGCTGCGGGAGCGGCTGCCGGCGCTGGAGGAGCTGCACGTCAGCGAGGTGGGCGCGGTCATCGGGGCGCACACCGGGCCGGGGTTGCTGGGCGTGGTGGTGGCACCGAAGTAG
- a CDS encoding leucine--tRNA ligase, whose amino-acid sequence MSETNTAAEVAAPHRYTAALAADIEARWQDFWDADGTYEAPNPTGDLAGDPAVVARPKKFIMDMFPYPSGAGLHVGHPLGYIATDVYARHHRMTGHNVLHTLGFDAFGLPAEQYAVQTGTHPRVSTEANIVNMKAQLRRLGLGHDKRRSFATIDPAYYKWTQWIFLQIFNSWYDEEAKKARPIGELIAQFESGQREVPGTRAWSELSGAEREDVLGGYRLAYASDAPVNWCPGLGTVLANEEVTADGRSERGNFPVFKSKLRQWNMRITAYADRLLEDLDALDWPEAIKLQQRNWIGRSVGARVDFAVEGHEDAKVTVFTTRQDTLFGATYLVVAPEHQLVTEDEAHRSVVPAAWPEGTHEDWTGGHATPAEAVAAYRKEAAAKSDVERQADAKEKTGVFTGVYAVNPANGEKLPVFTADYVLMGYGTGAIMAVPAHDSRDFAFARAFDLPMHCVVQPADDRGTDPSTWAESFDSYDAEIINSAGEGISLDGLVVPEAKSRMAEWLTEQGIGEATVNFRLRDWLFSRQRYWGEPFPIVYDEQGVAHSLPESMLPLELPEVEDYSPRTFEPDDADTEPETPLSRNEEWVNVTLDLGDGPKRYRRETNTMPNWAGSCWYELRYLDPNNDEKLVSAEAEQYWMGPREGQPHGGVDLYVGGAEHAVLHLLYARFWSKILFDLGHVSSAEPFHKLYNQGMIQAYVYRDARGIAVPATEVEERGGAYYYQGEKVSRLLGKMGKSLKNAVTPDEICSEYGADTLRLYEMAMGPLDVSRPWDTRAVVGQYRLLQRLWRNVVDEATGEVTVVDAEADEATLRALHKAIDGVGQDLANLRFNTAIAKITELNNHVTKLSEVPRSVAEAMVLLIAPLAPHIAEELWHKLGRSGSVVHADFPVADPAYLVDEAVTCVVQIKGKVKARLEVPPSISDEELEKVALGDEAVVAALGGAGIRKVIVRAPKLVNIVPA is encoded by the coding sequence ATGAGCGAGACCAACACCGCCGCCGAGGTGGCTGCCCCGCACCGCTACACGGCCGCGCTGGCCGCCGACATCGAGGCACGCTGGCAGGACTTCTGGGACGCCGACGGCACCTACGAGGCCCCCAACCCCACCGGTGACCTGGCGGGCGACCCCGCCGTCGTGGCCCGCCCCAAGAAGTTCATCATGGACATGTTCCCGTACCCCTCGGGTGCGGGCCTGCACGTCGGCCACCCGCTCGGCTACATCGCCACCGACGTCTACGCGCGCCACCACCGCATGACCGGCCACAACGTCCTGCACACCCTCGGCTTCGACGCCTTCGGCCTGCCCGCCGAGCAGTACGCCGTGCAGACCGGCACGCACCCGCGGGTCTCCACCGAGGCCAACATCGTCAACATGAAGGCGCAGCTGCGCCGCCTGGGCCTGGGCCACGACAAGCGCCGCTCCTTCGCCACGATCGACCCGGCCTACTACAAGTGGACCCAGTGGATCTTCCTGCAGATCTTCAACTCCTGGTACGACGAGGAGGCGAAGAAGGCCCGCCCGATCGGCGAGCTGATCGCGCAGTTCGAGAGCGGGCAGCGTGAGGTGCCGGGCACGCGCGCGTGGAGCGAGCTGAGCGGCGCCGAGCGCGAGGACGTCCTGGGCGGCTACCGCCTGGCCTACGCCTCCGACGCGCCGGTCAACTGGTGCCCCGGCCTGGGCACCGTCCTGGCCAACGAGGAGGTCACCGCCGACGGCCGCTCCGAGCGCGGCAACTTCCCCGTCTTCAAGTCCAAGCTGCGCCAGTGGAACATGCGGATCACCGCCTACGCGGACCGCCTGCTGGAGGACCTGGACGCCCTGGACTGGCCCGAGGCCATCAAGCTCCAGCAGCGCAACTGGATCGGCCGCAGCGTCGGCGCCCGCGTCGACTTCGCCGTCGAGGGCCACGAGGACGCGAAGGTCACCGTCTTCACCACGCGCCAGGACACCCTCTTCGGCGCCACCTACCTGGTCGTCGCCCCCGAGCACCAGCTCGTCACCGAGGACGAGGCCCACCGCTCGGTCGTCCCGGCCGCCTGGCCCGAGGGCACGCACGAGGACTGGACCGGCGGGCACGCCACCCCGGCCGAGGCCGTCGCCGCCTACCGCAAGGAGGCCGCCGCCAAGTCCGACGTCGAGCGGCAGGCCGACGCCAAGGAGAAGACCGGCGTCTTCACCGGCGTCTACGCGGTCAACCCGGCCAACGGCGAGAAGCTGCCCGTCTTCACCGCCGACTACGTGCTGATGGGCTACGGCACCGGCGCGATCATGGCCGTCCCCGCCCACGACAGCCGCGACTTCGCCTTCGCGCGCGCCTTCGACCTGCCGATGCACTGCGTCGTGCAGCCGGCCGACGACCGCGGCACCGACCCGTCCACGTGGGCGGAGTCCTTCGACTCCTACGACGCCGAGATCATCAACTCGGCCGGCGAGGGCATCTCCCTGGACGGCCTGGTCGTCCCCGAGGCGAAGTCCCGCATGGCCGAGTGGCTGACGGAGCAGGGCATCGGCGAGGCCACCGTCAACTTCCGCCTGCGCGACTGGCTCTTCAGCCGCCAGCGCTACTGGGGCGAGCCCTTCCCGATCGTCTACGACGAGCAGGGCGTCGCCCACTCGCTGCCCGAGTCGATGCTGCCGCTGGAGCTGCCCGAGGTCGAGGACTACTCGCCGCGCACCTTCGAGCCCGACGACGCCGACACCGAGCCCGAGACCCCGCTCTCCCGCAACGAGGAGTGGGTCAACGTCACGCTGGACCTCGGCGACGGCCCCAAGCGCTACCGCCGCGAGACCAACACCATGCCCAACTGGGCGGGCTCCTGCTGGTACGAGCTGCGCTACCTCGACCCGAACAACGACGAGAAGCTGGTCTCCGCCGAGGCCGAGCAGTACTGGATGGGCCCGCGCGAGGGCCAGCCGCACGGCGGCGTCGACCTGTACGTCGGCGGTGCCGAGCACGCCGTGCTGCACCTGCTGTACGCCCGCTTCTGGTCCAAGATCCTCTTCGACCTGGGCCACGTCTCCTCGGCCGAGCCGTTCCACAAGCTCTACAACCAGGGCATGATCCAGGCGTACGTCTACCGCGACGCCCGCGGCATCGCCGTCCCCGCCACCGAGGTGGAGGAGCGCGGCGGCGCGTACTACTACCAGGGCGAGAAGGTCAGCCGGCTGCTCGGCAAGATGGGCAAGTCCCTGAAGAACGCCGTCACGCCGGACGAGATCTGCTCCGAGTACGGCGCCGACACCCTGCGCCTGTACGAGATGGCGATGGGCCCGCTGGACGTCTCCCGCCCGTGGGACACCCGCGCCGTCGTCGGCCAGTACCGCCTGCTGCAGCGCCTGTGGCGCAACGTCGTCGACGAGGCGACCGGCGAGGTCACCGTCGTGGACGCCGAGGCCGACGAGGCCACGCTGCGCGCCCTGCACAAGGCGATCGACGGCGTCGGCCAGGACCTGGCGAACCTGCGCTTCAACACCGCCATCGCCAAGATCACCGAGCTCAACAACCACGTGACCAAGCTGAGCGAGGTCCCGCGGTCCGTCGCCGAGGCCATGGTGCTGCTGATCGCGCCGCTGGCCCCGCACATCGCCGAGGAGCTGTGGCACAAGCTCGGCCGCTCCGGCTCCGTGGTGCACGCGGACTTCCCCGTCGCCGACCCCGCCTACCTGGTCGACGAGGCCGTGACCTGCGTCGTCCAGATCAAGGGCAAGGTCAAGGCGCGGCTGGAGGTCCCGCCGTCCATCTCCGACGAGGAGCTGGAGAAGGTGGCGCTGGGCGACGAAGCGGTCGTCGCGGCGCTGGGCGGCGCGGGCATCCGCAAGGTCATCGTGCGGGCGCCGAAGCTGGTGAACATCGTTCCGGCGTAA